The Zonotrichia albicollis isolate bZonAlb1 chromosome 6, bZonAlb1.hap1, whole genome shotgun sequence genome window below encodes:
- the ATP5MJ gene encoding ATP synthase F(0) complex subunit j, mitochondrial, which translates to MVQAMIPKALKPMRFYFSTVYQEIWVGVALTAYAYYKISYGGKKSSASKSSGSGHH; encoded by the exons ATGGTGCAAGCCATGATTCCAAAGGCATTGAAACCCATGAGATTCTACTTTTCTACTGTGTATCAAGAAATATGGGTTGGTGTAGCATTAACAGCTTATGCCTACTACAAGATTTCCTATGGGG gcaaAAAATCATCAGCAAGCA AGTCCTCTGGTTCTGGCCATCATTAA
- the LOC141729241 gene encoding uncharacterized protein LOC141729241, which yields MIDVSCQQSNGGKQAQEGRSRLPRDGSALPRTRAARERDLGGKPRNKQTRRPHTHSPKHSARPTPHGGPRRPAATRRRPRSPPGCVRRRSATARGDAAPTCHGRCSPAGGGAGAGRAPPQPGTAVTRGPTPGTEPADVSAALCPGWPGDDGGAAHSIRRRQPRRKRRGVPAPGSAAPGRGATTRTLPVLTHRHHLRSLLRAGPAELCRASPAAAAAAAAAAASHRGGRRARPGGCDRCLPRASLRAAGGRKRRRRRRRPGSQPPSSSSGARPPLPPPSPGASCSALLGSAPPAPPRHGLTPATASLPGRGRAGRRSGAARDRGAGPGMRDRHRHPRPPPVPAGTLSLPQRRAEREPRHAGSPPPGLLLLLLPALCRPAPGPGPGGRRLLWAGCPRPIAPGPGRWKKGPRPRALSAPGMRGMRGGSARPGPAAGR from the exons ATGATTGATGTATCTTGTCAGCAAAGCAATGGGGGAAAACAAGCCCAG GAGGGCCGGAGCCGCCTGCCCCGGGACGGTTCAGCCCTTCCCCGCACCCGGGCGGCGAGGGAACGGGATTTGGGTGGAAAACCCCGAAACAAACAGACACGCCGCCCGCACACCCACTCACCCAAACACAGCGCACGCCCCACGCCTCACGGAGGGCCTCGCCGGCCGGCAGCGACCCGGAGGCGACCCCGCTCCCCGCCGGGGTGCGTGAGGCGCCGCTCCGCCACAGCCCGGGGGGACGCGGCCCCGACCTGTCACGGCCGGTGCAGCCCCGCGGGTGGAGGGGCGGGGGCAGGTCGTGCACCCCCACAGCCGGGGACGGCGGTGACCCGCGGCCCCACCCCCGGCACGGAGCCCGCCGATGTCTCCGCAGCCCTCTGTCCCGGCTGGCCCGGGGATGACGGCGGCGCCGCGCACTCCATCCGCCGCCGGCAGCCCCGCAGGAAACGGCGAGGCGTCCCAGCGCCCGGCAGCGCGGCGCCAGGCCGGGGAGCGACGACGCGAACTCTCCCCGTTCTCACTCACCGGCATCATCTCCGCAGCCTTCTCCGCGCCGGGCCCGCTGAGCTGTGCCGggcctctcctgctgctgctgctgctgctgctgccgccgccgcctctCACCGCGGAGGACGCCGCGCTCGCCCTGGCGGCTGTGACAGGTGCCTCCCGCGCGCCTCGCTCCGCGCAGCGGGCGGAAGGAAGAGGCGAAGGCGGCGACGGCGGCCGGGCTCCCaacccccttcctcctcctccggAGCGCGGCCGCCTCTCCCGCCTCCCTCCCCGGGCGCTTCCTGCTCCGCTCTGCTCGGCTCCGCTccgcccgcgccgccccgcCACGGGTTAACCCCCGCCACCGCCTCCTTGCCGGGGCGGGGCCGTGCGGGGAGGCGCAGCGGGGCCGCACGTGaccgcggggccgggccgggaaTGCGGGACCGGCAccggcacccgcgcccgccCCCCGTCCCCGCCGGGACCCTCTCGCTCCCGCAGCGCCGTGCCGAGCGTGAGCCTCGCCACGCCGGTTCTCCCCCGCccggcctcctcctcctcctcctcccagcgCTCTGCCGCCCTgcccccgggccgggccccggCGGGCGCCGCCTCCTCTGGGCGGGCTGCCCGCGGCCCATTGCTCCCGGGCCCGGGCGGTGGAAGAAGGGGCCGCGGCCCCGGGCGCTCTCTGCCCCCGGAATGCGGGGAATGCGGGGCggctccgcccggcccggccccgccgctggGCGGTAA